One part of the Eulemur rufifrons isolate Redbay chromosome 16, OSU_ERuf_1, whole genome shotgun sequence genome encodes these proteins:
- the RTCB gene encoding RNA-splicing ligase RtcB homolog encodes MSRNYNDELQFLEKINKNCWRIKKGFVPNMQVEGVFYVNDALEKLMFEELRNACRGGGVGGFLPAMKQIGNVAALPGIVHRSIGLPDVHSGYGFAIGNMAAFDMNDPEAVVSPGGVGFDINCGVRLLRTNLDESDVQPVKEQLAQAMFDHIPVGVGSKGVIPMNAKDLEEALEMGVDWSLREGYAWAEDKEHCEEYGRMLQADPNKVSARAKKRGLPQLGTLGAGNHYAEIQVVDEIFNEYAAKKMGIDHKGQVCVMIHSGSRGLGHQVATDALVAMEKAMKRDKIIVNDRQLACARIASPEGQDYLKGMAAAGNYAWVNRSSMTFLTRQAFAKVFNTTPDDLDLHVIYDVSHNIAKVEQHVVDGKERTLLVHRKGSTRAFPPHHPLIAVDYQLTGQPVLIGGTMGTCSYVLTGTEQGMTETFGTTCHGAGRALSRAKSRRNLDFQDVLDKLADMGIAIRVASPKLVMEEAPESYKNVTDVVNTCHDAGISKKAIKLRPIAVIKG; translated from the exons ATGAGTCGCAACTATAATGATGAGCTTCAGTTCttggaaaagatcaataaaaactGCTGGAGGATCAAGAAGGGCTTCGTACCCAACATGCAG GTTGAAGGAGTTTTCTATGTGAATGATGCTCTGGAGAAATTAATGTTTGAGGAATTAAGGAATGCCTGTCGAGGTGGTG gTGTTGGTGGCTTCCTGCCAGCCATGAAGCAGATTGGTAATGTGGCTGCCCTGCCTGGGATTGTTCAT CGATCTATTGGGCTTCCTGATGTCCATTCAGGCTATGGGTTTGCTATTGGGAATATGGCAGCCTTTGATATGAATGACCCTGAAGCAGTGGTATCCCCAG GTGGTGTTGGATTTGACATCAACTGTGGTGTCCGCTTGCTGAGAACCAATTTAGATGAAAGTGATGTCCAGCCTGTGAAGGAGCAACTTGCCCAAGCTATGTTTGACCACATTCCTGTTGGGGTGGGATCGAAAGGTGTCATCCCAATGAATGCCAA AGACTTGGAGGAGGCCTTGGAGATGGGTGTGGACTGGTCCCTAAGAGAAGGCTATGCCTGGGCTGAGGACAAGGAGCACTGTGAGGAGTATGGAAGGATGCTGCAAGCTGATCCCAATAAGGTCTCTGCAAGGGCTAAAAAAAGAGGCCTTCCTCAG TTGGGGACCCTGGGAGCAGGCAACCACTATGCAGAAATCCAGGTTGTGGATGAGATTTTCAATGAGTATGCTGCTAAGAAAATGGGCATCGACCATAAGGGACAGGTGTGTGTGATGATCCACAGCGGAAGCAGAGGCTTGGGCCACCAAGTAGCCACAG ATGCGCTGGTAGCTATGGAAAAGGCCATGAAGAGAGACAAGATTATAGTCAATGACCGTCAGTTGGCTTGTGCGAGAATCGCTTCCCCAGAGGGTCAGGACTACCTGAAGGGAATGGCAGCAGCTGGGAACTATGCCTGGGTCAACCGCTCTTCCATGACCTTCTTAACCCGTCAG GCTTTTGCCAAAGTCTTCAACACAACGCCTGACGACTTGGACCTGCACGTGATCTATGATGTTTCTCACAACATTGCCAAAGTAGAGCAGCATGTGGTGGACGGAAAGGAACGGACACTGTTAGTGCACAGGAAGGGATCCACCCGCGCTTTCCCTCCTCACCATCCCCTCATTGCTGTTGATTACCAA CTCACTGGACAACCAGTGCTCATTGGCGGCACCATGGGAACCTGTAGTTACGTTCTTACAGGCACTGAACAGGGTATGACTGAGACCTTTGGAACAACCTGTCATGGAGCg GGCCGTGCGTTGTCCCGAGCAAAATCTCGACGTAATTTAGATTTCCAGGATGTCTTAGACAAATTGGCAGATATGGGGATCGCAATCCGTGTTGCCTCACCCAAACTGGTTATGGAAGAG GCTCCTGAGTCCTACAAGAACGTGACAGATGTGGTCAACACCTGCCATGACGCTGGCATCAGCAAGAAGGCCATTAAACTGAGACCAATCGCTGTTATCAAAGGATAG